TCTTGCCTGGAAATTACAGTGAAATTAGAGTTAAAAGCCTCTTCCTGTCAGAGGagaaactgcaataaaatgtTTATTGACTGACTCAATGACTATTGAAGATAGGCCCAATAATTCATAAGactgaaaaatgtatatttgCCTACTTTCACACGGAACCGGGCGAATTTTCACATGCTAGGCGCAAGTGCCGATGGTTGAACCACTGACACGTTTTAAACTTTAACCCGGTTGGTCACTTACGCGTAAAATGAGCAAAAATTTTGCACGGATCCCTGTCaacaaaattccaggtcaaATCTTTCAACTGATATAAAATGAAGTCCGGTGCCGTGTGAACGTAGCATAAGGAATCGGCTAGACTCGAATTGACTACAGAATTTGATGATACAAGTTGCTAGTTCGTTATCTGTTCTTTGATTTCCCCTCGTAAGATGTCTCCAGAGTTTTGAACCAGTTGCGCAAGGCTTGATCCACCCTTAGAACCGCGAGAAAACTGGTAGCTAACACGACGGTAGTCACCATAAAGGACACTCCTTCGAACACAAAACGCGGGGCgaaaattttccaaaccatCAGATGACGCCGATGTAGAGTGGCAGAACAGCAAACCGCTAAAAACTGTAAGAAATCTTGCATTATATTCAAGAGAAAGGTCAAATTCTTTCCCACGGCTTTCTGGCTTATTTCGAACTCTCAGCAAAAAGATGCCTGGGAAGAGTTTGCAATCTCTTGGCAGAGAAAATCCCTGGGAAAGAGTTTGATAAAAGGAAGAAATGACACGTAACCTTGCAAAAGAAACCAAGGCCTTtgccttaaagtgcccataacctaatttttctcacttagtcatctgaatctacacatatctcatagacgtttcgcgaaaaaaaaattgcgattttcccaaaacgtgatttgaaaatgaaattaaaaaacgttcaaatttgccgccattttggctcaccattcgccttagtcttctatcgattcttcccggtcacaatactgctgtgacgtagattaaggaacacgtgacttcaagtgaaaaaggaatagcgatataaacagtttagtaaggaataattcccttgaaaatgtcTAACAGATGCGTAAccactcgatgtaacaacacagctgatcctaaaaaaagaataagtatacgtaggaatccttcgactcgcaaaacgcaatacctcaaaaagaaggaaaaatggctgcagattttgtcttggtaaaaagaagcgcggtaaaacttcttcactgtgctagattcacttcaaagagtatgactttcagtattgcatggacagcaaaacgaaaagatcgttgaaggcggatgagattcgcttacaggaacagacataagcgttgactataattccctcgcgagaccttccttatcctcttgttcttttctgtaattttgtagccattcctcgtctgctaatggttcttccatgtagggttccgtgtagttctgggtttcagtgctagcgctggctgactcatcgagaccggcaactacttgcctcaaattctttttttttaaatcgccagtttattcactttcagattcagaggcactttccttgatgataaatataggcatgattgatttttttgtttactgaaaaataccaaaaacgatcgctgagcgataccttggcgtttattagtaagaaaagataagacccacgccaacaagcattccttaatctacgtcacagcgagcccgtgaggtcctgaccagcggaagggctgtaccaaataaaagtagcattgaaaaaatcgtagaaaattcacctctcgctggaattgaaaaattctttcgccaaagttcattttttaatatggactttcaaataggaaaataaacctttttaggttatgggcactttaagtgcAAGCAAATCTACACACCGAAAAAACATTAATGCCATGAATACATCCAACAACACTGACTTCTAAGAAAGGTTTTCGAATGCACAAAAAAGTGATAGCCCACCTTAATGGAATGAAGTGTATGGTACATGAGAATGAGGCGGAACAGCCGGGTCCTCAACAGATCAGGGGCCTCAATCCAGTCAAACTCTCCTTTGCTTGATTGGCGGGAGGATTTATTACCAGTCCCCAGCAATCGGTTTGGTATTTGCGTCCAAAAAAGTAGGAGTGGAAGACTAATAGCAAAAAGGACTGGGGCGGCAAAAGTGTTGAGAACTACAAGAAGACCTAAATTAAATacaatggaaaagaaaaagaaaataatcatGATTGCAATGAAACGTGCTATTTACAACACCAAGTTCAGCGCCAGCATTATGCCTATTTTTAAGTCGGGGTTTCCGcaattagtaaaatccaactagtggtctatcaTCAATgccgcgttctgattggttgagctactagtaggctatttgttatagcccactagtagcgaaaagcgccggctttgaaaaccaaaacaacaattaaagtctagctttaattagcgaaagatgttttgtctcgatatttttttgaccaactagttggattttactaaaacaattattcctctcgccctcatggcctctgagtcaatagcccattcggccttcggcctcatgggctattgactcagagcccattcgggctcgaggaataattgttaaatatccgtGCTTCCCCGGCTAAGGAGCAGAGTTGGGGGGACACTATGTGACATTTATCATCCGTGTCTCGAGATTATGTGAAGTTGAAAAGAGACAGAGAGAGAAGAAAAGGGACACTTTGCGACGCTATCAAAATCGGCTTGCTTCTAATTTCGTGCATTTCAAGACATTTGACATTTTGTGCGACATAATTTCGTTTAGAGAGATCATCGCTATCAGCACTTGAATCTGTTTTTGGCAATCACTTCACCACACGAACCCAATTGACACCAAATCGATCCCCACACCGGTACACAGTACCACAGTTTCCTCTCTGGATTTAAGAAGCTTTGAAGCGAAAACTGCTCCAATTATACTGCTATATAGTATgcacaaatatatatatgttattcaccggccgggaggtccgtattgggaaaaactgtgcccgaggtcttgagtacggcccgaggccgtaggccgagggccgtactcgagacagagggcacagtttttcccaatacggaccgaccaaggccggtgaataacgtttttatttatttctaaattctattcttagaaggtaggagaaactattaagaaaaactctaaaagtcatgttttaattttacgcattgatgggtaataaaattcgctttcactggacggtaatagctttcgtcagaatccattgttttttatgagaaagttgaacaataacactgctctattgcaaaaaacaattaagacaaattgaaacttcgctctttcaattcgcaagttcactctgcgcttagcgtagttggttaccatgaccgtggtcaggagataggaaaatactgcccgctcccggaaccaatcagattgcaggattctcaggataccgcccgctcacgatcaaagaaataaataaacaacctTACGGAATACttgttttaacgaaaaaaaaGGATTCCCCTGTTTTTAAAACTGATATTCGAATTAACGTACCGTAGATTAACTCCACTCAAACTTTAGCAAGTGGGCAGCCTTCCTAACTTCCTAAAATGAACAGTGCCACTGTAATTACCTAACGAAAGCTTGTTTGACAGCTTTATAATCCTTATTACAACTGGTTTTAAGTACGAGGGACCGACCCACAAGTGAGTGAATGACAAGAAAATGAAGTTACTCttaacgaaaaaagaaaatggagaTTCGATGAATAAGTGTGTCCTGATCACAAAAAAAACCCAGATGGTAAATAAGATCCCACATTACCTGGGAAAACAACATTTTCCACGTCTCCAGCGGGGAAGCCAACAAATGCCGCTTCGAAACGAATGGCCGGAAGAGTGGCTTGGTGTCCCGTGCAATAAAAGTAATAGGAGGACAGGAGATACCACAGCGTAACCATGCTCCAAGACGGTTCTGTTGAATGTTCAAATATCAGAAAGCGTCGGTCAAATGTGAACCCCATGATGGCCACCTATTCAACTTTCAGTACGCTAAGGAAGTAAACAACTTTAGAGAGCGATAAAAGACTACAAACAACGTTTTGATCAGCATTGTGAACAATTGTAACAAAAAGGCCTAGTATGCATATTGTAAGCTAGGTTACATCGAAACCATCTTAGCCCGACGTTTTGACAAACTACTATGTTTAACTGTGGGAgacgcggtggcctcatggttagtgcgctcgactccggatcgagtggtccgggttcgggccctggccggggacattgtgttgtgttcttgggcaagacacttcactctcacggtgcctctctccacccaggtgtataaatgggtaccggcgtaatgctggaagtaatcctgcgatggactagcatcccatccaggggaagTATAAATACTcgtagtcgcttcatgctacggaaaccggagatgagcgccggcctgatgggccttcctagcctcgtaacagagactttacctttattATGTTTAACTGCGGAAAACTGATCGTGACAGATCGAGGCCATGCATTGCGCATAACTATTACACAATATTCTGCTAAAATAAGTAAGAGCGACTTGGCTCAAAGTCTATAACAAATAATGAGACCAACACAGAGGTTGGTTGGTCTCCCGACGTATCAGTTTCTCTCTTGACGCATCGCGCTCTTTCTTCCTAAACTGAGCCCTTACTTGTTGTGGATTTGCAGTTAAAGTGGATTAAGAAGTTTCTTGCTTGCGTTGTGGGAgcatgcaaatcaaactaaCCGAACAAATGCGAGGGATAATTTAGAATTATTACCACTGACAAGTGGTGCCATGAACGCCGATTTGGAAGCTGAGCGGCTCCTTTGAACCGCAATGCAGGGGGCCTTTCATCTGACACCTATTTGCATcttattaaaagaaaaggaagctATCTATATTGGGCGCACGCCCCTTCCCTTTTTATCCAATTGGTAAACATTAAAGGGACTCTTGTGATAACTTTGGATCACCCCTGATGACATTTAAGAAAtggaaaacatgtaccgtgtttctatcgagttatagaaacacgagtgaaagtttgggagaacaagaaatgctgtgggaacacgagctgCAGGCGattgtttccacagctttttcgagttctcccaaactttcacgagtgtttctataactcgatagaaacacggagtacatgctttctatttcttttagaaaacaacgcgacgagaaaaaggaaaacaacttgttaactctaattattaaaatgtaaattctctttgctcgcgccatcactacgtcaacagctcgtgctagttctgtgtctccatcgagttatagaaacacgatttttaaccaatcagcgcgcgtattttcttaggactgttttctaaaaatATATAGAAGTGTGCTACGTCTAGTTTAAGAGCTGCGTGTGGGGTAAAAAGGAAGTAAGTTGTTGGCTTTGTTTAAATAAACAGCTTTTATGGGAGGGggcgtggtccagtggttatggcgttgggtttgcatgccgctgccccgggttcaaatcccgttctaggctctggtttgaatttgtttccggttgtcccggattcaactctacctctaaatagccaactggttgcctcctgccagctGGGGTTcttcaggagcacccaacgagaatatagttcaaaaccacttaaacatagcatcgttaaacgtattttagtatttaaacggtagacaTAGgcggcatatttttatcccccaaaaaaattttcatctgttcggatttcctaacTGAATGTCTAGTGacccgaaaattatagggatcaaaccttaccttttcgaaaatttctgccaaaaaaaggctcccgaaaattctaggtgacctttttagggtaaaaatccgttaaaaatggtcAATTATACCATTTTCAGATGTTCTGAAATCCTAGGAAAGGCAGGCAAGCAacaaattttacaagaaatgttCCGACAagtctagatctcaaatcgtcttccgaacagatattttccgaaaattgacgtttgGTGTCCCTGGTTCTTAaccatgtttctgttaagtttgagtagtttctttcagattattaaaagtggggtgcctgtgaactagcttgatagctaagtgtgCATTTCCACCAtgaaaacaaagcatttacataaaTTACTACTCTTACTTCAACCTTGAGTACAAACCTGTGCCAAAGATGTCACCACTCCCTGACCGGACATCGTGACAAATGCCTTGAATCTCGAGCAACAGGAACATCTGAACGCAGATGACAACAACAGAAAAGGACATTCCACTACCAAGCAACATCATAAGAGGTATCGCAACGGCGAGGAAGAACACCAGTAACGATGACGAATACACCGTTGCCAGTCCATAAACAAGTGGGGTATTTTGATCATCTTTTGCACCATTTTCGTTCAAATCATTCCAGTTCTGTTTTACTTCTTTCACTAGTAAGTGAATCATTTTAAGGCTGTCCTTAGCGCCCTGAAGGGATTGCACTGCTTCGTCGATAGAGTGTCTTCTGCCTCGGATGACCGTGTATATGCAGAGAGGTGAATATACAAAACACGCTACTGTCGCTATGCAAAGCCAGTACACCATCTGAGGAAGGATGATCTGTTGCCACATATTAACTTCCGGAAAAAGGGAGCTCATCTCCTGTGGCAAAGTCTGCAAGGCCCAGTGCACAGACATTAGGACGAACGATGCTGGAAGAGCGAATTTCACACTCAGTACGACAAACGATCGCCCATTTAAATTTCCTTGGTAAAGAAGCCATTGCCATATGGAGAACGGAATCATTCCTGTAAATAACAGCGATAAAATAAACCGATGACTTGCGGAGGACGCACTTTCTGTTAAAGCGGACAAAGGCTTGAGAATTTCCGATGGTGTGCAGTACACTGCATGTTCTTCACGACAAGCTCTCAATAACACTGCAGTTCTGTTTGCAAATTCAAATGTTAGCCAAGCAAATGATAATTTCAGAAGAAATCCTTTCATACTAGATTTCTTATTGTCTTTTTTACTCGACTTCTTAAGATTCTGTCTCGTCTTTAGCTTAATGTTTTCGCATACTACACTCTTCCAAAGAATTTGAAGACATTTGATTGTAACTAAGGCTTGGATGAAAAAGCAGAGAATTTTGTCTTCGTGCACTACAAAACTGTTTGAAAACATGGATGCacactgaaagaaaaacaaaactagtGCTAAAATACCGTCCACTGAAAGCTGAATAAGAAAGCTGCGAGCTGTGGCATGTGTGCTTTTGATTGTTCGTCTCAAACCACTTTGACACACGCCAAGAATAAGCACACcaataaaaaatgaaagaacTACAACTAGAAAATTGGACATGAAAGAGGTTACTACGGAAGCGACACCAAGACCAACTACAGTAATTAACGCCATGAGCGCTAAATGTACTTCGATCTCCAATCGTGCTGAAACTCCCACAGCAATACCAATAAACAGCACAAAGATACCAACAAAAATCAAATTGAAGTCAAATTTTGCCCACAAAGACCGACAAAGAGTTTTTGCTTCTGACAGATAAGCAAGAAAATAACGTTCAGTTTTGCTGAACGATTCTTTAAGATTCTCTAGATCTTCCATTGAAGCTTTCTCAATCAGTTTGCTGTGACCTCCAAATTTAACTAGCTGGTGATTAGTTTCTGACAAAAATGCATTTGCTTTTTGTAATGTTGCCTCCAGTTCTTGAAATGTGTCCCTTGGAATCTCTCCAGAGACTGCAGTGTACTGAGTGAGGTATTTGTGCACTTGTTTGGCGTTTAATTCAAATGCTGCACTTCTCTGTATTTGATCCAAGACTTGCCGAATAATGGCATGTTTCTTGCTATTTGTGGTAACCACTTGTGATTGTGAGGCAGCACGATGACAGAACAGGTCGGGTATGATTGTACCCAGGTTGGCAAAAGGGATTGGAATACCAAGAAGAAGAGAGAACGTTGGGACCCAGTCAATTTGCGAAATTGTGATGGTACTATTCTATCaaaaaacacaaacacacacaaataaatacaaactcTGAACTTAATGCAGACCAATTTGCAAAAGAGCAAAGTGGAGTGTTTAGAACCCGAACCCGAACCCGAACCCGAACCCGAACCCGAACCCGAACCCGAACCCGAACCCGAACCCTAAACCCAAAGACCCCTAAGACATCTAAGACCCTACTGAAGCctcgaaaacaaagaaagtagccccaaaccctcaatttggctaaccctaggcctaaaaaccaccTTAAGGCTTTAGGGTTTTGAGtaactttctttgttttcgagTCTTGGGGTCTTAtgtgtctttgttttcaagacacccagCGAAGTGGTCATTGGTCATCACCGCCTCAGCTGGTATCCCTGTTTCTGCACACAAGAAGAGAACTGTGGAGACGATGACACAATGCCACGAAACAATACAATTCACAAAAAAACCGTTGCCCTACATGTGGTACAATACTTATATGGTCTTCTCCAATTaaacaacaatgtgaaaagAGCTCACTGAGATTTTGTCAAGGATTTGGGCAATTCAGTTGCTGGACATGCAGGAATATGGCAGAACAAATGAGTCACTGCTTATTGATATTCTAGTTGCTGCCATTGTCAGTCTTTCTTGAGCTCATTTATTCATCAAAGCAAGAGAAAGTAAAGAAAGAGGGGAAGACTTCGCTTGGATTTGCGACTTTTATGAGCTTACTTTTAGATGTCCATGACCCAGAAGTAAAATTTCGTTAAATGATGTCATGTGCACTCATTGGAATGCAACAAAATAGCTGTATGTAATGGGGTAACAAGCTTGTTGCCATTTAGGAGTTCTTATTATCATCTAAATCAtctcaaggctgctgcctaatgGTCGCCTGGGGCACCTTACTTGCGAGCGCGGGCGACAaaatttctgaacgagtagccGGAATGGGCGCTTAACTAATCAtaaggtgattcatcctcacttttaattaattctgggctcttgaaaaaatgactcgggctacgttggaagcccgaagggctccggAAAAACTTTGTTTCTTAGGCATCTCAAAACAAATTTACTGAAATTCACACTATCCAAGAGTTGGAATGAGCCTCTCCCTAAGTATGCAGTTATACTTATTCCCCTTGATTAATGTGTGGGCCTTAATGGCAACTGTTGGGATGAATCAAAGGCCATTCAGCTTGCGGTTGAAATGGTGCAACACATTTAAAGTGgtgctatgatcaaaaaatcaaatctcttTAACTAAACATTAaatgacccaagttttaagccttaatttcaaagacacttgtttattttaactggaattttccggtttaatggtccgccattactaactttaagttcttcaGAGAGCTGAATcgaggaaaaaatgacgtcaaacactcactagtttaagaatgcaatgcgtttgta
The sequence above is a segment of the Montipora foliosa isolate CH-2021 chromosome 2, ASM3666993v2, whole genome shotgun sequence genome. Coding sequences within it:
- the LOC137992822 gene encoding GPI ethanolamine phosphate transferase 3-like, whose translation is MGYGLKLLVLFLFISFLYAIGILFFTRGFLLTRLVIDEYSKCSENINVHLSDRPQSSNIEGCWLKKRHAKAVIVIIDALRYDFALYNASISEHEALPYQNKLTVIRDVLESTPENGALFRFVADPPTTTMQRLKGLTTGSLPTFVDAGNNFAGSNIMEDNVISQLTSLGKNITFMGDDTWASLFPDSFHKSFPFPSFNLMDLHTVDNGVIAHLIPELKTNDWHVLIAHFLGVDHCGHKHGPDHPKMASKLRQMNDVLRSVIETLDDDTVLFVMGDHGMTRTGDHGGASDDEVDSALFVYSPKPLNTCSGTMNSTITISQIDWVPTFSLLLGIPIPFANLGTIIPDLFCHRAASQSQVVTTNSKKHAIIRQVLDQIQRSAAFELNAKQVHKYLTQYTAVSGEIPRDTFQELEATLQKANAFLSETNHQLVKFGGHSKLIEKASMEDLENLKESFSKTERYFLAYLSEAKTLCRSLWAKFDFNLIFVGIFVLFIGIAVGVSARLEIEVHLALMALITVVGLGVASVVTSFMSNFLVVVLSFFIGVLILGVCQSGLRRTIKSTHATARSFLIQLSVDGILALVLFFFQCASMFSNSFVVHEDKILCFFIQALVTIKCLQILWKSVVCENIKLKTRQNLKKSSKKDNKKSSMKGFLLKLSFAWLTFEFANRTAVLLRACREEHAVYCTPSEILKPLSALTESASSASHRFILSLLFTGMIPFSIWQWLLYQGNLNGRSFVVLSVKFALPASFVLMSVHWALQTLPQEMSSLFPEVNMWQQIILPQMVYWLCIATVACFVYSPLCIYTVIRGRRHSIDEAVQSLQGAKDSLKMIHLLVKEVKQNWNDLNENGAKDDQNTPLVYGLATVYSSSLLVFFLAVAIPLMMLLGSGMSFSVVVICVQMFLLLEIQGICHDVRSGSGDIFGTEPSWSMVTLWYLLSSYYFYCTGHQATLPAIRFEAAFVGFPAGDVENVVFPGLLVVLNTFAAPVLFAISLPLLLFWTQIPNRLLGTGNKSSRQSSKGEFDWIEAPDLLRTRLFRLILMYHTLHSIKFLAVCCSATLHRRHLMVWKIFAPRFVFEGVSFMVTTVVLATSFLAVLRVDQALRNWFKTLETSYEGKSKNR